The proteins below come from a single Ictalurus punctatus breed USDA103 chromosome 24, Coco_2.0, whole genome shotgun sequence genomic window:
- the fbxl20 gene encoding F-box/LRR-repeat protein 20: MGKEVNGVSRSRFEMFSNNDEAVINKKLPKELLLRIFSFLDVVTLCRCAQVSRSWNVLALDGSNWQRIDLFDFQRDIEGRVVENISKRCGGFLRKLSLRGCLGVGDSALRTFAQNCRNIELLSLNGCTKITDSTCNSLSKFCPKLKHLDLASCTSITNLSLKALSEGCPMLEQLNISWCDQVTKDGIQALVRCCPGLKGLFLKGCTQLEDEALKHIGAHCPELITLNLQTCSQITDEGLITICRGCHRLQSLCVSGCANITDAILNALGQNCPRLRILEVARCSQLTDVGFTTLARNCHELEKMDLEECVQITDSALIQLSIHCPRLQVLSLSHCELITDDGIRHLGSGPCAHDRLEVIELDNCPLITDASLEHLKTCHCLDRIELYDCQQITRAGIKRLRTHLPNIKVHAYFAPVTPPPSVGGSRQRFCRCCILL; encoded by the exons ATGGGGAAGGAGGTGAACGGGGTGTCGCGGAGTCGCTTTGAG ATGTTCTCAAACAACGACGAGGCCGTCATCAACAAGAAGCTGCCAAAGGAACTGTTGTTACG AATTTTCTCCTTTCTTGATGTGGTCACTCTGTGTCGCTGTGCACAAGTGTCTCGG TCATGGAACGTTTTGGCTCTAGATGGCAGTAACTGGCAGCGCATTGATCTCTTTGACTTCCAGAGGGACATCGAG GGTCGTGTGGTAGAGAACATTTCAAAGCGATGTGGAGGATTCCTGAGGAAGCTCAGTCTCCGAGGCTGTTTAGGTGTGGGAGACAGTGCACTcag GACGTTTGCACAGAACTGCAGAAACATCGAGCTGCTCAGTCTGAACGGCTGTACAAAGAtcacagacag TACCTGTAACAGTCTGAGTAAATTCTGTCCCAAACTGAAGCACTTAGATCTCGCCTCATGCACCTCCATCACCAACCTGTCTCTCAAAGCACTCAG tgagggCTGTCCCATGTTGGAGCAGCTGAACATCTCATGGTGTGATCAGGTGACCAAAGACGGCATCCAGGCGCTCGTCCGCTGCTGTCCGGGGCTCAAAGGCCTGTTCCTCAAAGGCTGCACGCAG CTGGAAGACGAGGCTCTGAAACACATCGGGGCTCACTGTCCAGAACTGATCACTCTCAACCTGCAGACATGTTCA CAGATCACAGATGAAGGCTTGATAACGATTTGTCGAGGTTGTCATCGGCTGCAGTCGCTGTGTGTGTCCGGCTGCGCAAACATCACAGACGCCATTCTGAATGCTCTGGGCCAGAACTGCCCTCGTCTcag AATATTAGAAGTGGCGCGCTGTTCACAGCTCACAGATGTCGGCTTTACCACACTGGCACGG AATTGTCATGAGTTGGAGAAGATGGATCTGGAGgagtgtgtacag ATCACAGACTCCGCGCTCATCCAGCTGTCCATACACTGCCCTCGGCTCCAGGTTCTC agtCTCTCACACTGTGAGCTGATCACGGATGATGGTATCCGTCACCTGGGGAGTGGGCCGTGTGCTCACGACCGACTGGAGGTGATCGAACTCGATAACTGCCCTCTCATTACCGACGCCTCGCTGGAGCACCTCAAAACCTGCCACTGCCTCGACCGCATTGAGCTGTACGACTGCCAACAGATCACACGCGCCGGGATTAAGAGGCTCAGG ACTCACTTGCCCAACATCAAAGTCCACGCATACTTTGCACCTGTGACTCCACCCCCTTCGGTAGGAGGAAGTCGACAGAGGTTTTGTCGCTGCTGTATCCTGCTATGA